From the Primulina tabacum isolate GXHZ01 chromosome 15, ASM2559414v2, whole genome shotgun sequence genome, one window contains:
- the LOC142525799 gene encoding protein FAR1-RELATED SEQUENCE 5-like: MNLNCDDRYIDSYNIEEVGVSNLESVVHRDVEVLSTNSIVDQLGSRLFVGEVVKSVEDAYKLYCNNAHAKGFSVKKSDQLYFPGTNELQAQEFECSCECSKDEKRSNAQIPVYLKPTSRNETESSFEWLFKTFLDSMNGKQPETIFTDQCQAMMNAIETIFLHSHHWLCQWHINQNAPSHLGSLNDDSSFKRLWNKCMTHCESEEEFESTWSIMIDEYNLSGHKWLHGVYTLRYKWATAFSNHKFSAGLLATSRSEVTNDVLKRSTNSAISLYDFVVNYEKIQQSWREKEKAEDTRCHHKKSPTMLKNNPMLNSAADVYTLTVYKLFALEFINSLNMRFIEMPLDFSAVSLDFKVKSHDENSRVRHVIFNKETIEVKCICQKFESMGILCKHILMVFNFMNVNYIPKPYLKKR, translated from the exons ATGAATCTGAATTGCGATGATAGATATATTGACTCTT ATAATATTGAAGAGGTTGGAGTTTCAAATTTGGAATCTGTGGTTCATAGAGATGTTGAGGTACTATCTACAAATTCTATTGTAGATCAATTGGGGAGTAGATTATTTGTTGGTGAAGTTGTAAAAAGTGTTGAAGATGCTTATAAACTATATTGTAATAATGCTCATGCAAAAGGTTTTAGTGTTAAAAAAAGTGATCAACTCTACTTTCCTGGCACTAACGAACTTCAAGCTCAAGAGTTTGAATGTTCTTGTGAGTGTAGTAAAGATGAAAAACGTTCTAATGCACAAATACCCGTTTACTTGAAGCCGACAAGTAGAA ATGAAACTGAGAGTTCATTTGAATGGTTGTTCAAAACTTTTCTTGATTCTATGAATGGGAAACAACCTGAAACAATTTTTACAGATCAATGCCAAGCAATGATGAATGCAATTGAAACAATTTTTCTACATTCACACCATTGGTTATGTCAATGGCACATCAATCAAAATGCTCCATCACACTTAGGTAGTTTGAATGATGATTCGAGTTTTAAAAGATTGTGGAATAAATGCATGACTCATTGTGAATCTGAAGAAGAATTTGAATCCACATGGAGTATTATGATTGATGAATACAATCTCAGTGGCCACAAATGGTTACATGGTGTGTACACGTTGAGATACAAATGGGCTACTGCGTTTAGCAATCACAAGTTTAGTGCAGGGCTATTGGCAACTTCTAGAAGCGAGGTGACAAATGATGTGTTGAAGAGATCAACTAACAGTGCAATTTCATTGTATGATTTTGTGGTTAATTACGAAAAAATCCAACAAAGTTGGCGAGAGAAAGAGAAGGCCGAAGATACGCGTTGTCATCACAAGAAATCCCCGACAATGTTGAAAAACAATCCAATGTTGAATTCTGCAGCTGATGTTTATACACTCACCGTGTACAAGCTATTCGCGTTAGAGTTTATTAATTCTTTGAATATGCGATTTATTGAGATGCCTTTGGATTTCAGTGCGGTTTCCCTCGATTTTAAAGTAAAATCTCATGATGAGAACTCAAGGGTTCGACACGTGATATTTAATAAGGAGACTATTGAAGTAAAATGCATTTGTCAGAAATTCGAGTCAATGGGAATATTGTGCAAACACATTTTGATGGTCTTTAATTTTATGAATGTGAATTATATTCCCAAACCCTACTTGAAGAAGCGCTAg